One part of the Pandoraea faecigallinarum genome encodes these proteins:
- the hyi gene encoding hydroxypyruvate isomerase, translating to MPKFAANLTMLFNEVPFLDRFKAAAAAGFRGVEFLFPYAFHRDQIADKLNQYQLDLVLHNLPAGNWDAGERGIAIFPDRVAEFRDGVGEAITYAKALGVKQLNCLVGKQGADLSTQAAQETLVGNLRFAADALKAEGIRLLVEPINTYDIPGFFVNRTKQALEIFDAVGSDNLFLQYDIYHMQRMEGELAKTIETNLARIAHVQLADNPGRNEPGTGEINYAYLFALLDRIGYQGWIGCEYKPATTTTDGLGWFKAAGLREAA from the coding sequence ATGCCGAAATTTGCCGCCAACCTGACCATGCTGTTCAACGAGGTGCCGTTCCTCGACCGCTTCAAGGCGGCCGCCGCAGCGGGCTTTCGCGGCGTGGAGTTTCTGTTCCCGTATGCGTTTCACCGCGACCAGATCGCCGACAAGCTGAACCAGTATCAGCTCGATCTCGTGCTGCACAACCTGCCCGCCGGTAACTGGGATGCGGGCGAGCGCGGCATCGCCATCTTCCCCGACCGTGTGGCCGAGTTCCGCGACGGCGTAGGCGAAGCCATCACCTACGCCAAGGCACTCGGAGTCAAGCAACTGAATTGCCTCGTGGGCAAGCAAGGCGCCGATCTGTCGACGCAAGCCGCTCAGGAGACGCTCGTCGGCAACCTGCGTTTCGCCGCCGACGCACTCAAGGCCGAGGGCATCCGCCTGCTCGTCGAGCCGATCAACACATACGACATTCCGGGCTTTTTCGTGAACCGGACGAAACAGGCTCTCGAGATCTTCGACGCCGTCGGCTCGGACAACCTGTTCCTCCAGTACGACATCTATCACATGCAACGCATGGAAGGTGAGCTCGCCAAGACCATCGAGACGAATCTGGCGCGCATCGCACACGTACAGCTCGCGGACAACCCGGGCCGTAACGAGCCGGGCACGGGCGAAATCAACTACGCGTACCTGTTCGCGTTGCTGGACCGCATCGGCTATCAGGGCTGGATCGGTTGCGAGTACAAGCCCGCGACCACCACGACCGACGGCCTCGGCTGGTTCAAGGCGGCCGGCCTGCGCGAAGCGGCATGA